The DNA segment GCGCTCGGGTCGAGCAGGGACTGTCCGGAGGCGACCGTCCGCACGGCCGTGACCAGGTCCGAGCCCTGGATCTGCTTCAGCACATAGCCGGAGGCACCCGCCATGATCGAGTCCAGCAGGGCCTCCTCCTCGTCGAACGAAGTGAGCATCAGGCAGGCCAGGTCCGGCAACGTCGAGCGCAGCTCACGGCACACGGTCACACCGTCGCCGTCGGGCAGGCGGACGTCGAGGACCGCCACGTCGGGGCGGAGCGCGGGGACGCGGGCCAGTGCCTGCTCTACGGTGGCGGCCTCGCCCACGACGGTGATGTCCGGTTCGTCGTTCAGCAGGTCGTGCACTCCGCGGCGGACCACCTCATGGTCGTCCAGCAGGAAGACCTGGACGGGCCGGTCGGATCCCGGCCGTTCGCTGTCCGCCATCTGACGCTCCTTGTCCTCATGTGCCGGACCCTCGTGTACCGGGCCGTACACCGTGTCCCGGTGCCCCGGCCGGCTGTTGCCGGAAAGTCCCTCACCGGGATCCTTCTCGATTCCGGGCCGAACGG comes from the Streptomyces sp. KMM 9044 genome and includes:
- a CDS encoding response regulator, which gives rise to MADSERPGSDRPVQVFLLDDHEVVRRGVHDLLNDEPDITVVGEAATVEQALARVPALRPDVAVLDVRLPDGDGVTVCRELRSTLPDLACLMLTSFDEEEALLDSIMAGASGYVLKQIQGSDLVTAVRTVASGQSLLDPSATTRLMARLRQEKEPEKEQEVLPGLTEREREILALIGEGLTNRQIGQRLYLAEKTVKNHISRLLAKLGVERRIQAAVIATQAQDRLRRTDR